The proteins below come from a single Saccharophagus degradans 2-40 genomic window:
- a CDS encoding sulfite exporter TauE/SafE family protein: MDILFYIFAGAGVGLAVGLTGVGGGSLMTPLLILSGVPEKIAIGTDLLYAAATKTGAMHAHHRQGTIRWQIVLMLAAGSLPASLITSYILNTWDFDYGPRLSNILGVMLILTGVVVFLKQRLQGETSATELSVGWVHKHSKSITFFAGIALGVFVTLSSVGAGAFCAALLLTLYPRLPALHVVGTDIAHAVPLTLIAGIGHFFNDNIDFKLLGGLLIGSLPAVHLGSKAAAKVPNSILQPILASLLIIIGIKFAFFAGAGH; this comes from the coding sequence ATGGACATCCTTTTTTATATTTTTGCAGGCGCTGGTGTCGGTTTAGCCGTTGGTCTGACCGGTGTAGGTGGCGGCTCATTAATGACTCCTCTGCTTATACTTTCTGGCGTGCCTGAAAAAATAGCCATTGGCACCGATCTTCTCTATGCCGCGGCAACCAAAACCGGCGCAATGCACGCGCATCACCGGCAAGGCACAATTCGCTGGCAGATAGTATTAATGCTAGCAGCTGGCAGCCTGCCCGCCTCCCTAATAACAAGTTATATTCTAAATACTTGGGATTTCGACTACGGCCCAAGGCTGTCTAATATTCTTGGCGTCATGCTAATTCTTACGGGCGTTGTAGTATTTTTAAAGCAGCGCCTACAGGGTGAAACCTCCGCAACCGAACTCAGCGTTGGCTGGGTGCACAAACACTCCAAAAGTATTACATTTTTTGCCGGTATAGCACTTGGCGTATTTGTAACTCTATCGTCGGTAGGCGCCGGCGCCTTTTGTGCCGCCTTGTTACTCACCCTCTACCCGCGCCTGCCTGCTTTACACGTAGTTGGAACAGATATCGCCCACGCAGTTCCCCTTACCTTAATAGCCGGCATTGGGCACTTTTTTAACGACAATATTGATTTCAAATTACTCGGCGGCTTGCTTATTGGCTCGCTCCCCGCCGTACACCTCGGCTCAAAAGCCGCAGCCAAAGTACCTAATTCCATTTTGCAGCCAATTTTGGCCTCGCTACTTATTATTATTGGAATTAAATTCGCCTTCTTTGCCGGTGCTGGCCACTAG
- the cysB gene encoding HTH-type transcriptional regulator CysB, which yields MKLQQLRYIWEVAHHELNVSATAQSLYTSQPGISKQIRLLEDELGVEIFSRSGKHLTRITPAGEAILRTAGEILRKVESIKQVAQEFSNERKGSLSIATTHTQARYALPPVIGKFIQNYPDVSLHMNQGTPMQISEMAADGTVDFAIATEAMELFSDLIMLPCYKWNRCILVPKGHPLTQLSMLSLEDVAKHPLVTYVFGFTGRSRLDEAFLEHGLAPKVVFTAADADVIKTYVRLGLGIGIVAKMAYNEQEDSDLVALDASHLFRASTTKIGFRRGTFLRGFMYEFIEAFAPHLTKEVVNEAFNRHSKLELDELFSNIELPEY from the coding sequence ATGAAACTGCAGCAGTTACGTTACATTTGGGAAGTCGCTCATCACGAGCTAAACGTATCGGCTACGGCACAGAGCTTGTACACATCGCAACCTGGAATTAGTAAGCAGATCCGGTTGCTAGAAGATGAGCTAGGTGTAGAAATTTTTTCGCGCAGCGGCAAGCATTTAACGCGCATTACTCCTGCCGGGGAGGCAATACTTCGTACTGCGGGCGAGATACTGCGTAAAGTAGAGAGCATTAAGCAGGTTGCGCAGGAATTCAGCAACGAGCGTAAAGGCAGCCTATCTATTGCTACTACGCATACCCAGGCGCGCTACGCTTTACCGCCTGTAATAGGTAAGTTTATTCAAAACTACCCTGATGTTTCGCTGCATATGAATCAGGGTACGCCGATGCAAATTTCTGAAATGGCTGCAGACGGCACCGTAGATTTTGCTATCGCCACTGAGGCAATGGAGCTATTTAGCGATTTAATTATGTTGCCTTGCTACAAGTGGAACCGCTGTATTCTTGTTCCTAAGGGGCACCCACTAACGCAGTTATCGATGCTTAGCTTGGAAGATGTAGCTAAACACCCGCTGGTAACCTATGTATTTGGGTTCACCGGCCGCTCGCGCCTAGATGAAGCATTTTTGGAGCATGGTTTAGCGCCTAAGGTAGTCTTTACCGCGGCAGATGCCGATGTAATTAAAACCTATGTACGCTTGGGCTTGGGCATAGGTATTGTGGCTAAAATGGCCTACAACGAGCAGGAAGACAGTGATTTGGTGGCGCTGGATGCTAGTCACTTGTTCCGTGCTAGCACTACCAAAATAGGTTTCCGCAGGGGCACATTCTTACGCGGCTTTATGTATGAGTTTATAGAGGCGTTTGCGCCGCACCTTACTAAAGAGGTGGTAAACGAGGCATTTAACCGTCATTCCAAGCTTGAATTGGATGAGCTGTTCTCTAATATCGAATTGCCTGAATATTAG
- a CDS encoding phosphoadenylyl-sulfate reductase codes for MSNTIDFTDIDAKLQQASPQEILAYALAENDNLAISFSGAEDVVLVDMASKIKPGVQVFCLDTGRLHAETYQFIEQVRKHYDIKLDVLFPDSAAVQKLVAEKGLFSFFEDNHQECCGIRKVGPLRKKLLEVDAWVTGQRKDQSPGTRASIPVIQNDRVFARPGDTLTKFNPLVNWTSQQVWDYIRSEGVPYNSLHDRGFVSIGCEPCTRPTGPGQHEREGRWWWEEATKKECGLHATNVKK; via the coding sequence ATGAGCAACACCATCGACTTCACCGATATTGATGCGAAGCTGCAACAAGCTTCACCGCAAGAAATACTCGCTTACGCGCTTGCCGAAAACGACAACCTCGCAATATCGTTTAGCGGTGCAGAAGATGTTGTACTAGTTGATATGGCTTCTAAAATAAAACCCGGCGTTCAGGTGTTTTGTTTAGATACTGGCAGATTACATGCAGAGACCTACCAATTTATTGAGCAAGTACGCAAACACTACGATATTAAGCTCGACGTGTTGTTTCCAGATTCTGCCGCAGTACAGAAGCTTGTGGCGGAAAAAGGCCTTTTTAGCTTTTTCGAAGACAATCACCAAGAATGCTGTGGCATACGCAAAGTAGGCCCTCTGCGCAAAAAACTATTGGAAGTAGACGCTTGGGTTACGGGCCAGCGCAAAGATCAGAGCCCTGGCACACGCGCCTCTATTCCGGTAATCCAAAACGATCGTGTTTTTGCACGCCCAGGAGACACCCTAACCAAATTTAACCCCTTGGTTAATTGGACATCACAACAGGTTTGGGATTACATTCGCTCTGAAGGCGTACCATACAACAGCCTGCACGATCGAGGCTTTGTCTCTATAGGCTGCGAACCCTGCACACGCCCAACGGGCCCTGGCCAGCATGAGCGTGAAGGCCGCTGGTGGTGGGAAGAAGCCACCAAGAAAGAATGCGGTTTACACGCCACTAACGTTAAAAAATAG
- the thrH gene encoding bifunctional phosphoserine phosphatase/homoserine phosphotransferase ThrH, whose protein sequence is MELACLDLEGVLIPEIWIKFAEKTGIEALKATTRDISCYDELMTMRLNELDKAGLGLNEIQEVIATLSPLEGAQEFINWLRERFQVVILSDTFYEFAAPLMAQLGYPTLLCHKLTVSETGKIVGYNIRQANPKRQSIVAFKSLYYRTIAAGDSYNDTTMLAEADAGILFHAPDNVIAEFPQFPAVHTFEDLKKEFIKASNRDLTL, encoded by the coding sequence GTGGAACTAGCATGTTTGGATCTTGAAGGTGTATTGATTCCCGAAATTTGGATTAAATTCGCCGAAAAAACGGGGATTGAAGCCTTAAAAGCCACTACGCGAGACATTTCTTGCTACGACGAGCTGATGACTATGCGTCTTAACGAGCTAGACAAGGCAGGTTTAGGCTTAAACGAGATTCAAGAGGTTATTGCCACGCTTTCACCTTTAGAGGGCGCGCAAGAGTTCATCAACTGGCTGCGCGAGCGCTTTCAGGTAGTTATTTTATCTGACACCTTCTATGAATTTGCCGCTCCGCTAATGGCTCAACTTGGCTACCCAACGCTGTTGTGTCACAAGCTTACCGTAAGCGAAACTGGCAAGATTGTTGGTTATAACATTCGTCAGGCGAACCCTAAGCGTCAGTCTATTGTGGCCTTTAAGTCTTTGTACTATCGCACAATTGCTGCTGGTGACTCATACAACGATACCACCATGCTTGCCGAAGCCGACGCAGGTATATTGTTCCACGCTCCAGATAACGTTATTGCTGAGTTCCCACAATTCCCAGCGGTACACACTTTTGAAGATTTAAAGAAAGAGTTCATTAAAGCGAGTAACAGAGATTTAACGCTTTAA
- the pabB gene encoding aminodeoxychorismate synthase component I: MPEVQLSALPYLPSSLPFFSELADERVPVWLDSGKPLSNYGRYDIISANPVAVLSATHSSPSAQFLKEVEESLAHHFTTVSAPQGLDIPFIGGAIGYLNYEFQHDQYKLPCTHNNPVAEVGIYDWAVVQDHHLKQSYLITHPNWPLQKVQHLHARLSACAQAEQAKQRPPFVIDKWNATTKAQDYLTAIATIQDYISAGDAYQVNYSQQFSANYTGHPLNAYIKMRQAVPSPYSACLMFPTVNILSVSPEKFVSVKNNAAITQPIKGTAARGDTPQADEQLANELLLSEKNRAENLMIVDLLRNDFSKNCEPHSVKTTKLFDLESYANVHHLVSTVTGKVKTGVSALNFLSDCFPGGSITGAPKKRSMEIINQLEPHARHIYCGSIFYLSAHGDLDSNIAIRTALLDNNTIYCCGGGGIVADSDASAEFDESIQKIDKFLAILK, encoded by the coding sequence ATGCCAGAAGTACAATTGTCAGCCTTACCCTACCTACCCTCTAGCCTGCCATTTTTCAGTGAGCTCGCAGACGAGCGTGTGCCTGTTTGGTTAGATAGCGGCAAACCATTATCTAATTACGGCCGGTACGACATTATTTCGGCCAACCCAGTAGCAGTTCTATCGGCCACGCATTCAAGCCCTTCTGCTCAGTTCTTAAAAGAAGTAGAAGAATCTCTCGCGCACCACTTCACAACGGTAAGTGCGCCACAGGGGTTGGATATTCCCTTTATTGGTGGTGCCATAGGGTATTTGAATTACGAGTTCCAACACGACCAATACAAACTGCCTTGCACACATAACAACCCCGTTGCCGAGGTGGGTATCTACGATTGGGCGGTTGTGCAAGATCACCACTTAAAACAGAGTTATTTGATTACCCACCCAAACTGGCCCCTGCAAAAAGTACAGCACTTGCACGCTCGCCTAAGTGCTTGTGCACAGGCTGAACAAGCCAAACAGCGCCCGCCTTTTGTTATTGATAAGTGGAACGCTACCACTAAAGCGCAAGATTATTTAACGGCCATTGCAACCATACAAGATTACATTTCAGCCGGTGACGCCTATCAGGTGAATTACTCGCAGCAATTTTCTGCCAATTACACCGGCCACCCACTGAATGCTTACATCAAAATGCGTCAGGCGGTACCCAGCCCCTACTCCGCCTGCTTGATGTTTCCAACTGTAAATATTCTGAGTGTTTCACCAGAAAAATTTGTATCGGTAAAAAACAACGCAGCAATAACTCAACCCATAAAAGGCACTGCTGCACGTGGCGATACACCACAAGCAGATGAACAACTCGCTAATGAGTTATTACTAAGCGAAAAAAACCGTGCAGAAAACTTAATGATTGTAGATTTACTACGCAATGACTTCAGTAAAAACTGCGAACCACATTCGGTTAAAACCACTAAACTGTTCGACTTAGAAAGTTATGCCAATGTGCACCATCTGGTAAGCACCGTTACAGGCAAAGTAAAAACTGGGGTATCTGCATTAAATTTTTTAAGTGATTGCTTCCCTGGCGGGTCAATTACCGGCGCCCCAAAAAAACGCTCGATGGAAATTATTAATCAACTCGAACCCCATGCGCGACATATCTATTGCGGCAGTATTTTCTACCTCAGCGCGCACGGCGATTTAGACTCAAATATAGCTATTCGAACTGCACTTTTGGATAACAACACAATTTACTGTTGTGGCGGTGGCGGGATAGTCGCGGACTCGGACGCTAGCGCCGAATTTGACGAAAGCATTCAAAAAATAGATAAGTTTTTAGCCATTCTCAAATAA
- a CDS encoding Rieske (2Fe-2S) protein has product MAFVALEKLSVLQEGYKKAFKVNGVDLLLIHHDDQTVLIENRCPHMDVPLVTGTLIYPSAIRCRAHGIEFNLKTGEAGGPLAGTLDCLKKYPLAYEGNQVGVDL; this is encoded by the coding sequence GTGGCATTTGTAGCGTTAGAAAAACTCAGTGTTTTACAAGAAGGCTATAAAAAAGCATTTAAAGTAAATGGGGTAGACCTGCTGCTTATTCACCATGATGATCAAACAGTATTGATTGAAAATCGCTGCCCGCATATGGATGTGCCCTTGGTAACGGGCACGCTAATATACCCCTCTGCAATTCGTTGTCGTGCGCATGGTATCGAGTTCAATCTTAAAACGGGGGAAGCTGGTGGGCCATTGGCGGGCACGCTCGACTGCCTTAAAAAATACCCTTTAGCTTATGAGGGAAATCAGGTGGGGGTTGATCTTTAG
- a CDS encoding GNAT family N-acetyltransferase — MLNNHQTLKVQTVNWQEASSILSSIRRTVFIEEQGVAEHEEWDTEDEHAQHFIVYLNNKPIGCARLLASGQIGRFAILTEYRNQGFGQQLLRHIAKHAWETNRINTLFLHAQLSALGFYQKLGFCEYGDVFLDAGIEHKSMRFSLFTEGAATQNNALKLFDNSVLRFEDRENALNALLLCIANARKEVRIYSSKLDHSLYSDSQFIEKLSQIARHNRNSEIKVLLQNSRPLHSKRHPLIELAQRLPSKIQVRITARTVDPTETACITADRKQIIFFNNEDALKGFLNLNDQLEVKNRIEEFDYIWQKQSETDPNLQRLSL, encoded by the coding sequence ATGCTTAACAACCATCAAACCCTAAAAGTACAAACTGTTAATTGGCAAGAAGCCAGCAGTATTTTGAGTTCGATTCGCCGAACCGTATTTATAGAAGAACAAGGCGTTGCAGAGCACGAAGAGTGGGACACCGAAGATGAGCACGCACAACACTTTATTGTTTACCTAAACAATAAACCAATAGGCTGCGCCCGCCTGCTCGCATCTGGCCAAATTGGGCGATTTGCAATATTAACAGAATACCGCAACCAAGGGTTCGGCCAACAATTACTTCGTCACATTGCAAAGCACGCGTGGGAAACGAACCGGATCAACACCCTATTCCTTCACGCACAGCTCTCTGCATTAGGCTTTTATCAAAAATTGGGGTTTTGTGAATATGGCGATGTATTTCTCGATGCAGGTATAGAACATAAGAGCATGCGGTTTTCGCTATTCACCGAAGGTGCCGCCACACAGAATAATGCTCTAAAACTATTTGATAACTCGGTTTTACGATTTGAAGATAGAGAAAATGCGCTAAACGCGCTGTTACTGTGCATTGCAAACGCCCGCAAAGAGGTGCGTATTTATAGCAGTAAGTTAGATCACAGCTTATATAGCGACAGCCAATTTATTGAGAAGCTTTCGCAAATAGCTCGCCACAACCGCAACAGCGAAATAAAAGTATTGTTGCAAAATAGCCGCCCACTCCATAGTAAGCGCCACCCACTTATAGAGCTAGCACAAAGGCTACCGTCTAAAATTCAAGTGCGTATTACCGCAAGAACCGTGGACCCAACAGAAACAGCTTGCATTACGGCAGATAGAAAACAAATAATCTTTTTTAACAACGAAGATGCATTAAAGGGCTTTTTAAACCTAAACGACCAACTAGAAGTTAAAAACCGTATAGAAGAGTTTGACTACATTTGGCAAAAACAAAGTGAAACAGACCCAAACCTACAGCGGCTTAGTCTTTAA
- a CDS encoding cupin domain-containing protein: MTQTLRPFTHLGDMPIETFLRDYWQKKPLLIRQALPNFESPLSADELAGLCLEDDVISRLITETPQSSPFNSEWNVTHGPLPEDIFETLPENYWSLLVQHVDQLSPEVNQLLNLFRFIPNWRLDDVMISYAPDKGGVGPHFDYYDVFLLQGHGQRRWRLGQQCTSKSPMLANAPMKVLTEFDVQEDWVLNPGDILYVPPGLAHWGTAVGESITYSVGFRAPSHQDIVLDFSQEVASKIEEDNRYQDQFLTANKNAGEITGDAIEQLKHILQTYMQDEQALAQWLGKSMTQLNPGMVDEAENTIEPEEMANTPFTLSPFARATFYRADSNSEAYIFINGEVYSGSLELANALSNYLPIDWLSCSETDKLILDTLAQQYLLVSLT; this comes from the coding sequence ATGACCCAAACTCTCCGGCCATTTACCCACCTTGGTGACATGCCAATAGAAACGTTTTTGCGGGACTACTGGCAAAAAAAGCCACTACTTATTCGCCAAGCCCTACCCAACTTTGAAAGCCCATTAAGTGCAGATGAGCTGGCAGGGCTTTGCTTAGAAGACGATGTAATTTCTCGCTTAATTACCGAAACACCACAAAGCTCACCGTTTAACAGCGAATGGAACGTAACCCACGGGCCATTACCAGAAGATATTTTCGAAACACTTCCCGAGAATTATTGGTCTTTACTGGTACAACACGTCGATCAATTATCTCCCGAAGTGAACCAGCTACTAAACCTATTTCGCTTTATTCCCAATTGGCGCCTAGACGACGTAATGATTAGCTATGCTCCAGACAAAGGCGGTGTAGGCCCTCATTTCGACTATTACGACGTATTTTTATTGCAAGGTCACGGCCAGCGGCGTTGGCGATTGGGGCAACAGTGCACCAGCAAAAGCCCAATGCTTGCCAATGCGCCCATGAAAGTACTAACAGAGTTTGATGTACAAGAAGACTGGGTTTTAAACCCAGGTGATATTTTGTACGTGCCGCCAGGTTTGGCTCACTGGGGCACAGCGGTAGGCGAATCTATTACTTACTCGGTAGGCTTTCGCGCCCCAAGCCACCAAGATATAGTTTTAGATTTTTCACAAGAAGTGGCTTCTAAAATTGAGGAAGATAACCGCTACCAAGACCAATTTTTAACGGCGAATAAAAATGCCGGCGAAATAACAGGCGATGCTATCGAGCAGTTAAAACACATACTGCAAACTTACATGCAAGACGAGCAAGCCTTGGCCCAATGGCTAGGCAAAAGTATGACCCAACTTAATCCAGGCATGGTAGACGAAGCGGAAAACACCATCGAACCAGAAGAAATGGCGAATACGCCATTTACGCTTTCACCATTTGCGCGAGCAACGTTTTACCGAGCAGACTCTAACAGCGAAGCGTACATATTTATTAATGGCGAAGTGTATTCTGGCTCGCTAGAGCTGGCAAACGCCCTAAGCAACTACCTGCCAATAGATTGGCTAAGCTGCAGCGAAACCGACAAATTAATATTAGATACCCTCGCCCAACAATATTTACTTGTTAGCTTAACCTAA
- the purB gene encoding adenylosuccinate lyase codes for MDLSSLTAVTPIDGRYGSKTDALRPIFSEFGLIRCRVEVEIRWLQQLAAHPAITEVPALSEEANNLLNGIVDNFSEEDALAVKNIERTTNHDVKAVEYFIKDKFGSNQELQAINEFVHFACTSEDINNLSHGLMLKAGRDAALPVLQEITDAIANMAQAYAAVPMLSRTHGQTASPSTVGKEMANVAARLARQIKQIKAVELLGKINGAVGNYNAHLSAYPDVDWEANAKTFVESLGLSWNPYTTQIEPHDYIAELFDAFARFNTILIDFNRDVWGYISLGFFKQKTIAGEVGSSTMPHKVNPIDFENSEGNLGIANAIFNHLAAKLPISRWQRDLTDSTVLRNMGVGFGYSFIAYASNLKGIGKLEINETALANDLNNAWEVLAEPIQTVMRRYGIEKPYEKLKELTRGQSINQEVIQGFVQTLEIPEQAKQELMALTPATYIGNAVAQANAIKDRMA; via the coding sequence ATGGATTTATCTTCACTTACCGCAGTTACCCCAATAGACGGCCGATACGGCAGTAAAACCGATGCTTTGCGTCCTATTTTTAGCGAATTTGGCCTTATCCGTTGCCGCGTTGAAGTGGAAATTCGCTGGCTACAACAATTGGCGGCACACCCAGCAATTACCGAAGTGCCAGCGCTTAGCGAAGAAGCAAACAACCTGCTTAACGGTATTGTAGATAACTTCAGTGAAGAAGACGCTCTAGCAGTTAAAAACATCGAACGCACCACCAACCACGACGTAAAAGCCGTGGAATACTTTATTAAAGACAAATTCGGTAGCAACCAAGAGCTGCAAGCAATTAACGAGTTTGTGCACTTTGCCTGTACATCAGAAGACATTAACAACCTGTCACACGGTTTAATGCTTAAAGCCGGCCGCGACGCCGCCCTACCCGTGTTGCAAGAAATTACAGACGCTATTGCCAATATGGCGCAAGCCTATGCTGCAGTGCCTATGCTTTCACGCACCCACGGGCAAACGGCATCGCCGAGTACTGTTGGTAAAGAAATGGCTAACGTGGCAGCTCGCTTGGCGCGTCAAATTAAGCAAATTAAAGCAGTAGAATTACTAGGCAAAATTAACGGTGCAGTAGGCAACTACAACGCCCACCTATCTGCCTACCCAGATGTAGATTGGGAAGCTAACGCAAAAACATTTGTAGAAAGCCTTGGCTTAAGCTGGAACCCTTACACCACGCAAATTGAACCACACGACTATATTGCCGAATTGTTTGACGCATTTGCTCGTTTCAACACCATACTCATCGACTTTAACCGCGATGTGTGGGGCTATATTTCTCTGGGCTTTTTCAAACAAAAAACCATCGCTGGCGAAGTGGGTTCATCTACCATGCCACACAAAGTTAACCCTATCGACTTTGAAAACTCGGAAGGTAACTTGGGCATTGCCAACGCAATATTTAATCACCTAGCAGCTAAGCTACCTATTTCTCGCTGGCAGCGCGACTTAACGGACTCAACCGTATTGCGCAATATGGGTGTGGGTTTTGGTTATAGCTTTATTGCTTACGCCTCTAACCTAAAAGGGATTGGTAAGTTAGAAATTAACGAAACCGCATTGGCAAACGACTTAAACAACGCGTGGGAAGTATTGGCAGAGCCAATCCAAACCGTTATGCGTCGCTACGGCATCGAAAAGCCCTACGAGAAGTTAAAAGAACTTACCCGCGGCCAAAGCATTAACCAAGAAGTTATCCAAGGTTTTGTGCAAACGTTAGAAATACCAGAACAAGCCAAACAAGAACTTATGGCTTTAACACCCGCTACCTATATTGGTAACGCGGTGGCGCAAGCAAATGCCATTAAAGATCGCATGGCCTAG
- the hflD gene encoding high frequency lysogenization protein HflD, whose product MSKSWRELTIAFAGIVLATKQVAQLAKTGYLKTDEFETSVRSLFERNPASTEATYGSGHNLAEAFEELEKLLNNHRDPRNADLLRYVLGVLHLQKKLIKRKEMLYVIGNRLEKAETQAQHFGITHDNVISNIAEIYTDTLSKFPYRIQVTGEATYLQQTRVASQIRVLLLAAIRSATLWRQLGGSRWQLLLYRNQMAKHTHELYLEFKR is encoded by the coding sequence TTGAGTAAATCTTGGCGCGAGCTAACCATTGCCTTTGCGGGTATCGTATTAGCCACCAAACAAGTCGCTCAACTCGCGAAGACTGGCTACTTAAAAACCGACGAATTTGAAACCAGCGTTCGCAGCCTGTTCGAGCGCAACCCAGCAAGTACCGAAGCAACCTACGGCAGCGGCCACAACCTTGCCGAGGCCTTCGAAGAGCTTGAAAAACTGCTTAACAACCATCGCGACCCAAGAAATGCAGACTTACTGCGCTATGTTCTGGGCGTACTGCACCTGCAGAAAAAGCTTATAAAACGCAAAGAAATGCTCTACGTAATAGGTAATCGCTTAGAAAAAGCCGAGACCCAAGCGCAGCATTTTGGCATTACCCACGACAATGTAATAAGCAACATTGCAGAGATATATACCGACACACTCAGTAAATTCCCCTACCGCATTCAGGTTACAGGTGAAGCCACCTACTTGCAGCAAACGCGTGTTGCCTCGCAAATTCGCGTGTTGTTGTTGGCCGCCATACGCTCGGCCACCCTGTGGCGCCAATTAGGCGGCAGCAGATGGCAGCTTTTGCTGTATCGCAACCAAATGGCTAAGCACACGCACGAGCTGTACTTAGAATTTAAACGCTAA
- the mnmA gene encoding tRNA 2-thiouridine(34) synthase MnmA: MAIEIAPFTPNDPRPANEITVIVGMSGGVDSSVSALLLKQQGYKVEGLFMKNWDEDDGTEYCTAMTDLMDAAAVCQKLDIHLHTANFARQYWDNVFEYFLEEYKACRTPNPDILCNREIKFKVFLEYAKKLGADYIATGHYTRTSQHEGCTQLRKGLDPNKDQSYFLHAVGEQEFAQTLFPIGDIEKPQVRAIAEERGLVTHNKKDSTGICFIGERRFKDFLETYLPAQPGVIVDENGVEIGKHQGLMYHTIGQRQGLGIGGVPGRPEAPWYVAEKRLQTNQLVVVQGSNHPLLFSNELTTGAMHWINPRLAPTLSEPFRCTAKTRYRQPEQWCTLTANGDGVIAVFDEPQRAVTPGQSAVFYQGDICLGGAVIETTRKH, from the coding sequence ATGGCCATAGAAATAGCCCCTTTTACGCCCAACGACCCGCGACCAGCCAATGAGATTACCGTCATTGTTGGCATGTCTGGCGGCGTGGACTCCTCCGTTTCGGCGCTTTTGCTTAAGCAGCAGGGCTACAAGGTGGAAGGTTTGTTTATGAAAAACTGGGACGAGGACGACGGCACAGAATACTGCACCGCCATGACCGACCTGATGGATGCCGCAGCCGTATGCCAAAAACTCGATATTCACCTGCATACAGCCAATTTCGCCCGCCAGTACTGGGATAACGTATTCGAATACTTCCTAGAGGAGTACAAGGCCTGCCGCACGCCCAACCCTGATATTCTATGTAATAGAGAAATTAAATTTAAAGTATTCCTAGAGTACGCCAAGAAATTGGGTGCAGATTACATCGCCACGGGCCACTACACCCGCACCAGCCAACACGAAGGCTGCACTCAACTGCGCAAAGGTTTAGACCCCAATAAAGACCAAAGCTACTTTCTACACGCGGTAGGCGAACAGGAATTTGCACAAACCCTCTTCCCTATTGGTGACATTGAAAAGCCACAAGTGCGCGCAATTGCAGAAGAGCGCGGGCTTGTCACCCATAACAAAAAAGACAGCACCGGCATATGCTTTATTGGCGAGCGTCGCTTTAAAGACTTTCTAGAAACCTACCTGCCCGCGCAGCCCGGCGTTATCGTCGATGAAAACGGTGTTGAAATTGGTAAACACCAAGGCTTGATGTATCACACCATTGGCCAGCGCCAAGGCTTGGGCATTGGCGGCGTACCAGGTCGCCCGGAAGCGCCTTGGTATGTGGCAGAAAAGCGCTTGCAAACCAATCAGCTAGTAGTGGTTCAAGGTAGCAACCATCCTTTGCTGTTCAGCAACGAACTTACAACAGGCGCTATGCATTGGATAAACCCACGCTTGGCACCAACACTTAGCGAACCATTTCGCTGCACTGCAAAAACACGCTACCGACAACCGGAACAGTGGTGTACGCTAACGGCTAACGGCGACGGTGTTATCGCAGTATTCGATGAGCCTCAGCGCGCCGTAACCCCTGGGCAGTCCGCTGTATTTTACCAAGGCGACATCTGCCTTGGTGGGGCCGTAATAGAAACAACGCGCAAACATTAG
- a CDS encoding transmembrane 220 family protein, which yields MSRDIRVITTTLVVKIVHVCLAALLVYCAVIQLNDPDPYFWALMYAVCAAVPLMNLFARNYLAVCWLAMLLCSVGIGVSSGGMIEYLQNAGEEPLMQPMSDEKYYIEEAREMLGALVSLLIVLGYFVIKRSRRTATQN from the coding sequence ATGAGCCGAGATATTCGTGTTATTACTACTACTTTAGTCGTAAAAATAGTGCATGTTTGTTTGGCTGCTCTACTAGTGTACTGCGCAGTAATCCAGCTTAACGACCCCGACCCTTATTTTTGGGCGCTTATGTACGCCGTTTGTGCGGCTGTGCCTTTAATGAATTTATTTGCACGTAATTATTTGGCGGTTTGCTGGCTGGCAATGTTGTTGTGTTCGGTTGGTATTGGGGTTTCCAGTGGTGGCATGATCGAATACTTGCAAAATGCGGGCGAAGAGCCACTTATGCAGCCAATGAGCGATGAAAAATATTACATAGAAGAAGCGCGCGAAATGCTTGGTGCGTTAGTATCATTACTCATAGTGTTGGGATATTTTGTTATTAAGCGCTCGCGTAGAACTGCTACACAAAACTAA